Proteins from a single region of Hydrogenimonas thermophila:
- the pssA gene encoding CDP-diacylglycerol--serine O-phosphatidyltransferase, with translation MTSRNFQIIYLLPNLFTAASIFTAVISITAAINGDFEKSAWLIFLSLVFDGLDGRIARLTHTTSKFGVEFDSLADIVAFGVAPAMLLYFYVGQDYGKFGTLVMALFIIFGAIRLARFNVMSPNVDPTVFIGIPIPTAAIFVSIWVLMFLRYDSLNNYNWLLLVGTLFISLLMVSNIRYPSFKKINLKKPMLTKILIALISFSSLMYLYPVEGFTLIVTLYMLWGVVRAVYTLARKKLPLHS, from the coding sequence ATGACATCGCGTAATTTTCAGATTATTTATCTGCTCCCAAATCTCTTTACTGCAGCATCAATTTTTACAGCTGTAATATCGATTACAGCTGCTATTAATGGAGATTTTGAAAAGTCTGCTTGGTTGATTTTTCTTTCGCTTGTATTTGATGGTTTAGATGGTAGAATTGCCAGACTAACGCATACAACCAGTAAATTTGGTGTTGAGTTTGACTCACTTGCCGATATAGTCGCATTTGGTGTTGCTCCTGCTATGCTTCTATACTTTTATGTTGGACAAGATTATGGCAAGTTTGGTACTCTTGTGATGGCACTTTTTATAATTTTTGGTGCAATCAGACTTGCCCGATTTAATGTAATGAGTCCAAATGTTGATCCTACCGTATTCATAGGTATTCCTATTCCAACTGCTGCTATATTTGTATCGATTTGGGTTTTAATGTTTCTAAGATATGACTCACTGAATAATTATAACTGGCTTCTTCTTGTTGGAACACTTTTTATTTCATTATTGATGGTAAGCAATATTAGGTATCCAAGTTTTAAAAAGATAAATTTAAAAAAACCAATGCTGACAAAGATTCTAATTGCACTAATTAGTTTTTCATCTTTGATGTATCTATATCCTGTTGAAGGTTTTACGCTAATCGTTACACTCTATATGTTGTGGGGAGTTGTAAGAGCTGTTTATACTCTTGCTAGAAAAAAGCTGCCTTTGCATTCTTGA